In the genome of Massilia sp. W12, the window GCGTGTGAGACGGTAAATTATTGACCGACAGCGTGAAATTGGTGGAGCCGGTGGCAATCGGGCTGACGTTATTCGTGCCGGCCAATTGGCCTTGCACAACATTTTGCAAACCCGGGCCTTGCGCTTGCGAGCCGACAATGGTGCGGCCACGGCAATCTGGAATGCCAAAGGTGACACGTCCATCGCCGCCATAGCGGGTGCCGAATAAGGCGAACAAAGCCGAATTATTCGAAATGTTCATCAACTGCCCATTGCAAAACACCCAACCACGCGGGGGATAGTCAAAACCAACTGCGAGAATCGTGCCAATAAATGCTTCCATGAGCTTCACTCCTTTGCTGAGGTGATTAATTTCCCATCCTTGGCGGTTGGGCTTGTTCATGTTGCGGGCGCTTTCCGCTGCAAAAGCGAAGCTCATTCTGCCACAGTTGGCAACAGCAAAAACCTCTGTCCCTGAAAAATAATCTTGCCTTGAACGATCCTTGGCAGAAACACAAATGCAGCGACAGGTCACGCTTTCCTGCTGGCAACTTTTTGTTGTAATTGCACAATCAACTGCTGTGCCGCCGGACTCGGGTTCTGCATTAACTCGGAAATTACCTGTTGTATGTTGGCGTCATTAATTGCGGCATCGCCATATTCCGGGGCTGGATTCGGCTGCCAGCCTGCTGACGTAAATAATGTGCGCAGCCACGCATTCGGGACGCAATCCAGGACTAAATGAATGCGCTCATGCGGGCTGCCATTATGCGCCGCATGCAGACAATTCGCGTTCATATACCAGCATTCGCCAGCGCCAAAATGCACTGTTTCTCCATCAATTTCAAACAGCACGCGGGGATCCGTGAAGATTGGGACATGTAATCGCGCAACGCCATCCTCAAAGCCGCCGCCAGCGTCCCGGTGTGGCAGGATGCGCGCGCCAGCCGCCAGGCTCATCAGTCGCACCGCCAGCTTGTCGCAAGCAAACGCCGCTACTGCGTGCGCCACAGCCGGGCATTGTTGCAGCAATGGCGTATCCATAAAGTCTGCCTCAGCGCTGGCGAAAATGTTTCCGCTGTCGCCATTCGCGGCGCGCAGCGGCAAGCATTCCCAGCGCCCCTGGTGCGCGGTGTTGTTGTAATGCTGTATCCACTGCAACCGGCGCAGCCGCTGAACATCCTGCTGCAATGCCGCCACATTAAATTGTTGCGGCAAACGCAGGCAACGGGTGCTTTGGGCTTGCATCTTCAAGCCGCCTTGCGCCAGATCATTTGCGCATGCACCCTGTCTGAGCGCGTGACTTTGAAATTCAGGCGCTCATACAGCCGGCGTGCGCCTGGATTCACGCCGAATACCGCCAAACTGACGCTATTGTCAAGGTTGCCGGCATGCGTCATCACGGCTTGCAGCACTTGCCGCCCCCAACCCTGATTGCG includes:
- a CDS encoding aspartyl/asparaginyl beta-hydroxylase domain-containing protein, coding for MQAQSTRCLRLPQQFNVAALQQDVQRLRRLQWIQHYNNTAHQGRWECLPLRAANGDSGNIFASAEADFMDTPLLQQCPAVAHAVAAFACDKLAVRLMSLAAGARILPHRDAGGGFEDGVARLHVPIFTDPRVLFEIDGETVHFGAGECWYMNANCLHAAHNGSPHERIHLVLDCVPNAWLRTLFTSAGWQPNPAPEYGDAAINDANIQQVISELMQNPSPAAQQLIVQLQQKVASRKA